TTCTCGAATAATGCGTCCGTGATGCATTGCAGGGTCGACATGATAAAATTGATGGCGATATCGGGATTAGCAACATGGAAACAGTCTTTCAGAATTCCTTCTTCAATTATTTTTAGCAGCCATGGTTTAAGCAAGAGAATACCCTGGCGATTGATTTTATTTTTGATATGCAAATGTTTTTCATCAGATAAAACATCCAATAGCAATCCATCTCTATATTGAGCCGTGCGAAAAATGGCATTTATCATGAATTCAATCTTTCGGGACGGGGGAATAAGCTGAGAGGAGGCCATATTTTTCATATCTGTCAGCAGGGTAGAGAGTTGACGGTTAGTGACTGCTTCCAGTATTTCCTCCTTAGATTTAAAGTAATAATAGATCATTCCTTTGGCGACGCCCATTTTGTTAGTGATATCCTGGATGGTTGTTTTGCGGTAGCCGTTTGCTGAAAATAGAAGCTCGGCCGTATCTAAAATTTCATCGATTCGGATTTTGGGGTCTAGGGCAATTCGGGGCATATATTTCACCTCAAAAAAATATAATTTGACCTGGTCAAATTATAAATCTGCGTGGTAATTTTTGTCAAGGGTTAATTTCCTTTTTGCTTCTTAACGTAATGGATTGGTACAGCAGATTTGTCCTCAGTGAGCCAAAGCATGGCGGGATTTGCTCGAAGAAAGTTATATTTGAGAAATAGAAGTCAAAAAAGGAGGATAATGATAATTGGTATCAAACAATAAAGTTAGAGGAAAATGCTGACTGATGTTATATAGAGGAGAGAGGACAGGGAAATGAAAAGAAGCTTGGTGATTTGGGGTCTGATTGTTTTAATTTCAGGGGCTGGCATCGGCGGTATTTATCTGGCCCGCCATGCGGACTCAGGCGCTGCGGGTGCGGTAAAATCCCAGGAACAGCAGCAACGGAGCTTGCAATATAAGGGGATGACCTATCTATTGCCTGAAAGGGCTGAACGGATTGTGGTAACAGGAGCGCTTGAGGCCCTGGAGGATCTGCTGCTGCTCGGCGTTAAGCCTGCCGGCGTGATGACCATCGGCGGGGTTTTTCCGGCCTTATTTGCTGATATTACTGCCGACGCCCAGCCGATAGGCGAAAGAATGCAGCCCAGCCTTGAGGCAATTCTCAAGCTCAGGCCGGATGTTATTGTAAGCAGTGATAAGTTTCCGGCTGCGACTACGGCTCAGTTGCAGAAAATTGCTCCAACCATACCAATTTCTCACTTCCCCAGTGACGGAGAGGCTAATTTGCAATTTCTCGGTGAATTGACCGGCAGGCAGGAGCGGGCGCAAGAAATCTTAGCAAGCTATCGGAAAGACCTTGCGGAAGCAAAAAAACGTTTGCCGGAGGCCGTAAAAAATAAAAAAGTTGTGGCCATACGCATCCGGGTTGGCAATATTTTCGTTTATCCGCCAGATGTTTTTTACAATGATATCCTCTATCAGGAGCTGGGGCTGGCGGTGCCGGTGGAAATAAAGTCGGTCAAAGCGCAGGAAGTTATTTCAATGGAAAAGTTTAGCGAGATCGACCCTGACTATATTTTCCTGCAGTACGAGGTCAGCGAAAGTCCCGCTAACCCCAGGGCCCTGGAGGATTTGCAGCGAAACCCGGTCTGGCAAAGGCTCAAAGCTGTCAAGAACGGCAGGGTATTTATTAATAGTGTCGATCCATTGATTCAAGGAGTGGCGGTAGGGGGTAAAATTCAGTTTTTACATGCTGCTGTGGAAAAATTATCGCAATAAAAAAGGATAAAAGTGAGTGGAACGAATGCAGGTAAAGAACTATTTCCCCGGGATGCTTTGGCTGGCAGGCCTGGCGCTTATTGTACTATTGGCTGTTTTGTCATTGTTTCTGGGCGCTAAGCACATTGACCCGGCGCTCATCCGGTCGGCGCTATTTCAATTTGACCCGGCCAATATAGATCATCAGATTGTCATCAATTCGCGGCTGCCACGGGCTGTTGGCACACTGCTGATTGGCGGCGCGCTGGCCATGGCGGGGGCCCTGATGCAGGGTGTTACCAGAAATTATCTGGCGGAGCCCGGTATTATGGGAGTTAGCGACGGATCGGTGCTGGCAATTACTTTAAGTATGGTTTTTCTGCCTCAGGCTACGGATTTGGAACGGATTGTTTTCTCGTTTGCCGGGTCGGCGCTGGGGGCGGGAATTGTTTTCGGTATTGGCAGCATCCTGCCCAACGGTCTGTCACCGGTCAGACTGGCAATTCTCGGTACGGTTATTGGAGCATTCCTGAGCAGTCTGGCTGCTGCAGTGGCTGTTTATTTTCAAATTCCCCAGGACATCAGTTTCTGGTATCATGCCCGTTTGCACCAGTTGCAGCCAGGGCAGGTGTATCTGGCTGTGGCTTTTATTTTGACCGGCATGCTGATTGCCTGCCGGCTGGGCAGGTCAGTCACCATACTGTCCATGGGTGAGGATATAGCGATAAGCTTAGGGCAGCGAACGCTGGCGGTGAAAATTGCGGCCGGTGCCGCTGTCATGCTGCTGACCGGCAGCGCTGTGGCCTTAGCCGGAAAGATTGCTTTCGTTGGTTTGATTATTCCTCATATTGTCCGGTTTTTTACCGGGGCTGACTACAAGGGGATTATTCCATGCTCGGGTGTAATCGGCGCAATTTTCCTGTCGTTGTCGGATTTGTTAAGCCGTTTTATGAATTATCCTTTTGAAACCCCGGTCGATGTTATTACCTCACTGGTAGGTGTGCCGTTCTTTCTTTATCTGGCCAGGAAAAAGGGAGGCAACCGGTATGCTTAAGCAAGGTGAAGGTCGTTATTGGGCAGTTATGCTGGTCATGGGAGGACTAGTTTCGGCTTTTTGTTATGCCAGCTTAAGTTATGGAATCATTGAACTTAGCTTTGCTGATACAGTACTGACGCTGTTGGGCCTCCATAGCACCGGAGAGCATGATGTGCTGATCCAGCAATTCAGGCTGCCGCGTCTGATCATTGCCGGACTGGCCGGCGCAGGCCTGGGGGTTGCCGGGGCGGTTTTGCAGGGGATTTCCCGCAACGGTCTGGCTGATCCCGGAATATTGGGCATCAATGCCGGCGCAGGGTTGGCAATTGTGCTGTTTATATTTTTTTATCATGGACAAATGTCCGGCAGCGATGGTCTGGCCGTCCTGTTGATGCCTTTTTTTGGCTTGGCCGGCGGCCTTGCGGCAGCTCTGTTTGTGTATTTATTCTCGTGGAACAACGGTAGACTTGATCATCAGCGTTTTTTATTAAACGGTATTGCCCTTGCCTCCGGTCTAAGCGCTCTTACGCTCTATATTATGCTGAAAATGAATCCGGCTGATTTTCTTACGGCTACCGTTTGGAGTATGGGAAGCCTGCTGAATGCAAACTGGCAATACATTATCGTTACATTGCCGTGGTTTCTCCTTTTATTTCCGGTACTTTTACATAAGGCGGATATGCTGGATTTGCTGCAGCTAGAGGAAATCTCTGTGCGCAGTCTGGGAATTTCAGTGGAGAGAGAACAGACATTGTTACTTGTTTGCACTACCGGCCTGGTCAGCGCCTGTGTTTCAGTAGCGGGAAGTATTGCTTTTGTGGGCCTGATTGTCCCTCATTTGGCTAGAAGGCTGGCTGGTATTCATTATTCCCGGATCATTCCATTATGCGCCTTGTTAGGGATGCTCCTGGTGATCATGGCGGATTTTATTGCCAAGAATTTGTTTGCCCCAGCGGAAATTGCGGTGGGAATTATTATTTCATTAGTAGGAGCGCCTTATTTTATATATTTATTATTTACTCAAAAGAATTAATGCCCTGTAATTTAGGCGTTGCAAGGCAGGAAAAGGTGGTTTAATAATGGGAATACTTAAAGCCGACAATTTGGAAATCCGC
This portion of the Dendrosporobacter quercicolus genome encodes:
- a CDS encoding ABC transporter substrate-binding protein, whose amino-acid sequence is MKRSLVIWGLIVLISGAGIGGIYLARHADSGAAGAVKSQEQQQRSLQYKGMTYLLPERAERIVVTGALEALEDLLLLGVKPAGVMTIGGVFPALFADITADAQPIGERMQPSLEAILKLRPDVIVSSDKFPAATTAQLQKIAPTIPISHFPSDGEANLQFLGELTGRQERAQEILASYRKDLAEAKKRLPEAVKNKKVVAIRIRVGNIFVYPPDVFYNDILYQELGLAVPVEIKSVKAQEVISMEKFSEIDPDYIFLQYEVSESPANPRALEDLQRNPVWQRLKAVKNGRVFINSVDPLIQGVAVGGKIQFLHAAVEKLSQ
- a CDS encoding TetR/AcrR family transcriptional regulator, whose product is MPRIALDPKIRIDEILDTAELLFSANGYRKTTIQDITNKMGVAKGMIYYYFKSKEEILEAVTNRQLSTLLTDMKNMASSQLIPPSRKIEFMINAIFRTAQYRDGLLLDVLSDEKHLHIKNKINRQGILLLKPWLLKIIEEGILKDCFHVANPDIAINFIMSTLQCITDALFEKTSDEPMACHLRIAESLIEKILALPEKTLHFSLK
- a CDS encoding FecCD family ABC transporter permease gives rise to the protein MLKQGEGRYWAVMLVMGGLVSAFCYASLSYGIIELSFADTVLTLLGLHSTGEHDVLIQQFRLPRLIIAGLAGAGLGVAGAVLQGISRNGLADPGILGINAGAGLAIVLFIFFYHGQMSGSDGLAVLLMPFFGLAGGLAAALFVYLFSWNNGRLDHQRFLLNGIALASGLSALTLYIMLKMNPADFLTATVWSMGSLLNANWQYIIVTLPWFLLLFPVLLHKADMLDLLQLEEISVRSLGISVEREQTLLLVCTTGLVSACVSVAGSIAFVGLIVPHLARRLAGIHYSRIIPLCALLGMLLVIMADFIAKNLFAPAEIAVGIIISLVGAPYFIYLLFTQKN
- a CDS encoding FecCD family ABC transporter permease; protein product: MQVKNYFPGMLWLAGLALIVLLAVLSLFLGAKHIDPALIRSALFQFDPANIDHQIVINSRLPRAVGTLLIGGALAMAGALMQGVTRNYLAEPGIMGVSDGSVLAITLSMVFLPQATDLERIVFSFAGSALGAGIVFGIGSILPNGLSPVRLAILGTVIGAFLSSLAAAVAVYFQIPQDISFWYHARLHQLQPGQVYLAVAFILTGMLIACRLGRSVTILSMGEDIAISLGQRTLAVKIAAGAAVMLLTGSAVALAGKIAFVGLIIPHIVRFFTGADYKGIIPCSGVIGAIFLSLSDLLSRFMNYPFETPVDVITSLVGVPFFLYLARKKGGNRYA